A stretch of Nonomuraea africana DNA encodes these proteins:
- a CDS encoding uracil-xanthine permease family protein: MALGWKVHGDGRGLAPGEVVKPDERLSWPRMVGFGAQHVIAMFGATFVFPLVMGLDANLAVMMSGVATIIFLLIVKGRVPSYVGSSASFVGAVVAIRAAGGGDGTVTGALLAVGVVLALAGLAIHLLGVRILHRVFPPIVTGGVVMLIGFGMAYVAADVYWPQDPWVALITMVATFVFIGVLRGFLGRIGVLLGLVFGFVLSWLWDRIGGTITAPGGDGKVTEHFRVNFDAVAQADWIGLPTLHGPVFEVSAIVLVLPVVIALIAENVGHVKAVGEMTGADVDASMGRAVMADGVGTVVSTAVGGPATTTYAENIGVMAATRVYSTAAYYVAAVIAILFGLCPKFGALVAATPGGVLGGVTTILYGMIGLLGAKIWIENKVDLNDPVNLVPVGAGIICAIGPVAFPMTGTFALSGIALGTIVLLAGYHGLRALHRS; this comes from the coding sequence ATGGCGCTGGGTTGGAAGGTGCACGGCGACGGCAGGGGGCTCGCGCCGGGCGAGGTGGTCAAGCCCGACGAGCGGTTGTCGTGGCCGCGCATGGTGGGCTTCGGCGCCCAGCACGTGATCGCGATGTTCGGCGCGACGTTCGTCTTCCCCCTGGTGATGGGGCTGGACGCGAACCTCGCGGTAATGATGTCCGGCGTCGCGACGATCATCTTCCTGCTGATCGTCAAGGGCAGGGTCCCCAGCTACGTCGGGTCGAGCGCCTCGTTCGTCGGCGCCGTCGTGGCGATCAGGGCGGCAGGTGGCGGCGACGGCACCGTCACGGGCGCGCTGCTCGCGGTCGGAGTCGTGCTCGCCCTGGCGGGCCTGGCGATCCACCTGCTGGGCGTGCGGATCCTGCACCGGGTCTTCCCGCCGATCGTCACGGGCGGGGTCGTCATGCTGATCGGGTTCGGCATGGCCTACGTGGCGGCCGACGTCTACTGGCCGCAGGATCCGTGGGTGGCGCTCATCACGATGGTGGCGACCTTCGTCTTCATCGGCGTCCTCCGCGGCTTCCTCGGCCGGATCGGCGTGCTGCTCGGGCTGGTCTTCGGGTTCGTGCTGTCGTGGCTGTGGGACAGGATCGGCGGGACGATCACCGCGCCCGGCGGCGACGGGAAGGTCACCGAGCACTTCAGGGTGAACTTCGACGCGGTCGCCCAGGCCGACTGGATCGGCCTACCCACCCTGCACGGGCCGGTCTTCGAGGTGTCGGCGATCGTGCTGGTCCTGCCGGTGGTGATCGCGCTGATCGCCGAGAACGTCGGGCACGTCAAGGCGGTCGGCGAGATGACGGGCGCGGACGTCGACGCCTCCATGGGGCGGGCGGTCATGGCCGACGGCGTGGGCACCGTGGTGTCGACGGCGGTGGGCGGGCCCGCGACGACCACCTACGCGGAGAACATCGGCGTCATGGCGGCGACGCGCGTCTACTCCACGGCCGCGTACTACGTTGCGGCGGTGATCGCGATCCTGTTCGGGCTGTGCCCGAAGTTCGGCGCGCTGGTGGCGGCGACGCCCGGTGGCGTGCTGGGCGGGGTGACGACGATCCTCTACGGGATGATCGGGCTGCTCGGGGCGAAGATCTGGATCGAGAACAAGGTCGATCTGAACGACCCGGTGAACCTGGTGCCGGTGGGGGCGGGGATCATCTGCGCGATCGGGCCGGTGGCCTTTCCCATGACGGGGACGTTCGCGCTGAGCGGGATCGCGCTGGGGACGATCGTGCTGCTGGCGGGGTACCACGGGTTGCGCGCTCTCCATCGGAGCTGA
- a CDS encoding uracil-xanthine permease family protein, producing the protein MVLGWTKHGDGKHLAPGEVVRPDERLSWPRMVGFGAQHVIAMFGATFVFPLVMGLDPNTAIMMSGVATILFLLIVKGKVPSYLGTSASFVGGVLAIRAAFGGDTGGVDAIVTGAILVAGFVLALAGLAIHVLGVQIIHKIFPPVVTGAVVMLIGFGLAFVVADVYWPQDQWMALITMVITFVVIVAFKGFIGRIGILIGLVAGFVLSWGADRIFGDITAFNAATSKVDTHPRVNLGAVAEAPWVGLPPMHFPDFQTSAVLLVLPAVIALIAENIGHVKAVGEMTRTDVDPYMGRAVAADGIGTMITSAVGGSPTTTYAENIGVMAATRVYSTAAYYIAGVIAILFGLCPKFGVLVAATPGGVLGGVTVILYGMIGLLGAKIWIENRVDFSDPVNMVPIGAGIIMAIGPVKHVISSDFTLDGIALGTIVVVAGYHLLRAIAGRTHVRERTG; encoded by the coding sequence ATGGTTCTGGGTTGGACGAAACACGGAGACGGCAAGCATCTGGCCCCCGGAGAGGTCGTCAGGCCTGACGAGCGGCTCTCCTGGCCCCGCATGGTGGGATTCGGCGCGCAGCACGTGATCGCGATGTTCGGCGCGACGTTCGTGTTCCCGCTGGTCATGGGGCTCGATCCGAACACCGCGATCATGATGTCCGGTGTCGCGACCATCCTCTTCCTGCTGATCGTCAAGGGAAAGGTGCCCAGCTACCTCGGCACCAGCGCCTCCTTCGTCGGTGGCGTGCTGGCGATCAGGGCGGCGTTCGGTGGCGACACGGGCGGCGTGGACGCGATCGTCACCGGGGCGATCCTGGTCGCCGGGTTCGTGCTCGCCCTGGCCGGGCTGGCGATCCACGTGCTGGGCGTGCAGATCATCCACAAGATCTTCCCGCCGGTGGTGACCGGCGCCGTGGTCATGCTGATCGGGTTCGGCCTCGCCTTCGTGGTGGCCGACGTCTACTGGCCGCAGGACCAGTGGATGGCGCTGATCACCATGGTGATCACGTTCGTGGTGATCGTGGCGTTCAAGGGCTTCATCGGCAGGATCGGCATCCTCATCGGGCTGGTCGCCGGGTTCGTGCTCTCCTGGGGGGCCGACCGGATCTTCGGCGACATCACCGCCTTCAACGCCGCCACCAGCAAGGTCGACACCCACCCGCGGGTCAACCTCGGCGCGGTGGCGGAGGCGCCGTGGGTCGGCCTGCCGCCCATGCACTTCCCCGACTTCCAGACCTCGGCCGTGCTGCTGGTGCTGCCCGCGGTGATCGCGCTGATCGCCGAGAACATCGGCCACGTCAAGGCGGTCGGCGAGATGACGCGGACCGACGTCGACCCGTACATGGGCCGCGCGGTCGCCGCCGACGGCATCGGCACCATGATCACCAGCGCGGTCGGTGGCTCGCCCACCACCACCTACGCCGAGAACATCGGCGTCATGGCCGCCACCCGCGTCTACTCCACCGCCGCCTACTACATCGCGGGCGTCATTGCGATCCTGTTCGGCCTGTGCCCGAAGTTCGGCGTCCTGGTCGCGGCCACCCCCGGCGGTGTGTTGGGCGGCGTCACGGTGATCCTCTACGGGATGATCGGTCTTCTCGGCGCGAAGATCTGGATCGAGAACAGGGTCGACTTCTCCGACCCGGTCAACATGGTCCCGATCGGCGCGGGCATCATCATGGCGATCGGACCGGTCAAGCACGTGATCAGCAGCGACTTCACCCTGGACGGCATCGCGCTCGGCACGATCGTGGTGGTGGCCGGGTACCACCTGCTCCGCGCCATCGCGGGCCGAACCCATGTGAGGGAGCGCACCGGTTGA
- a CDS encoding FAD binding domain-containing protein gives MKPAPFDYHAPRDLGEALEVLAEAGEHAKVLAGGQSLIPLLNMRLAAPERLVDINRIAALEPFEVTPDGVRVGALSRHSQVERSAEVAAAQPLLRQALRLVAHPVIRNRGTVVGSLVHADPAAELPAVLALLGGSVRLARAGGVRDVPAAEFFTGPLESALEPGELAVSAYFPNPPERTGSAFVEVARRHGDFALAGVAAVVTVDDDLRVRAARVACVGVGPVPMTADVSEWCERRPASTVDWAAVSRAVQDRTEPEADIHATAEYRRHLVGVLAVRALTEAARNAA, from the coding sequence TTGAAACCCGCTCCGTTCGACTACCACGCCCCCCGCGACCTCGGCGAGGCCCTCGAGGTGCTCGCCGAGGCGGGCGAGCACGCCAAGGTGCTGGCCGGCGGCCAGAGCCTGATCCCGCTGCTCAACATGCGCCTGGCCGCCCCCGAGCGGCTGGTCGACATCAACAGGATCGCCGCGCTCGAGCCCTTCGAGGTCACACCCGACGGCGTGCGCGTCGGCGCGCTGTCCCGCCACTCGCAGGTGGAGCGCTCGGCGGAGGTCGCCGCGGCCCAGCCGCTGCTGCGCCAGGCGCTCAGGCTGGTGGCGCATCCGGTGATCCGCAACCGCGGCACCGTGGTCGGCAGCCTGGTGCACGCCGACCCCGCCGCCGAGCTGCCGGCCGTGCTGGCGTTGCTGGGCGGGTCGGTACGGCTGGCCCGCGCGGGCGGCGTCCGCGACGTGCCCGCGGCGGAGTTCTTCACCGGGCCGCTGGAGTCGGCGCTCGAACCGGGCGAGCTCGCCGTCTCCGCCTACTTCCCGAACCCGCCCGAGCGGACGGGCAGCGCGTTCGTCGAGGTGGCCAGGAGACACGGCGACTTCGCGCTGGCGGGGGTGGCGGCCGTGGTGACGGTCGACGACGACCTGCGGGTGCGCGCGGCGAGGGTGGCGTGCGTCGGCGTCGGGCCGGTCCCGATGACCGCCGACGTGAGCGAGTGGTGCGAGCGGCGTCCCGCCTCGACCGTCGACTGGGCGGCGGTGTCGCGGGCCGTACAGGATCGGACGGAACCCGAGGCGGACATCCACGCGACCGCCGAGTACCGCAGGCACCTGGTCGGGGTACTGGCCGTGCGGGCACTGACGGAGGCGGCGAGAAATGCGGCATGA
- a CDS encoding (2Fe-2S)-binding protein produces MRHDITLVVNGVTRRVGVPARRLLSDCLRHDLGLTGTHVGCEHGVCGCCTVLLDGEPVRSCLTFAVTVDGREITTVEGLAGPEGMSPVQRAFAECHGLQCGFCTPGFLCTATALLRENPAPTDEEVLEGISGNLCRCTGYQNIVKSVHRAAELMAEEEGR; encoded by the coding sequence ATGCGGCATGACATCACGCTGGTGGTCAACGGCGTCACGCGGCGGGTCGGCGTGCCCGCGCGGCGGCTGCTGTCGGACTGCCTGCGCCACGACCTCGGGCTGACCGGCACGCACGTGGGCTGCGAGCACGGCGTCTGCGGCTGCTGCACCGTGCTGCTGGACGGCGAGCCTGTGCGCTCCTGCCTGACGTTCGCGGTGACCGTGGACGGGCGGGAGATCACCACCGTCGAGGGTCTGGCGGGCCCCGAGGGCATGTCGCCCGTCCAGCGCGCCTTCGCCGAGTGCCACGGGCTGCAGTGCGGCTTCTGCACCCCGGGCTTCCTGTGCACGGCGACGGCGCTGCTGAGGGAGAACCCGGCGCCGACCGACGAGGAGGTCCTGGAGGGCATCTCGGGCAACCTGTGCAGGTGCACCGGCTACCAGAACATCGTCAAGTCGGTCCACCGGGCCGCCGAGCTGATGGCCGAGGAGGAGGGCCGATGA
- the cutA gene encoding aerobic carbon-monoxide dehydrogenase large subunit: MTTRLFGERVARKEDPRLLTGQGRYLDDLGRDALAVAFVRSPHAHARILDIDVSGALDVEGLVAVYTWEDLPGRVAEPLPLLIPHPALTHGRTAYPLAREVVRHVGEPVVMVVAQDRYLAEDACALIRVDYELLKPVVGIEEAVHSAALVHEDVPGNVGAHLVQEVPSRSGQSAREVIETAPHTLAFRLDIERSACTPLEGRGVHARWDGTDLRVHSSTQTSTSVRMAVAAKLGLPLPNVEVIAPDVGGGFGVKIVHPWPEEILVPWAAMLLNRELKWTEDRREHFISSAHERGQVQFVRVGFDDAGHVLGLEVTILHDHGAYMPYGIIVPIVTSTQLLGPYKIGSYRVEFSSIYTNTVQVTPYRGAGRPQGVFCMERTMDKIAAYLGRDRTEVRAANFIQPSEFPYDQGMIFQDGRPLIYDSGDYPAMLAKLKELIGWDSFVPRKGLGIGIGCYVEGTGVGPYEGGHVQITSDGRVHVSTGLTSQGQGHETVFAQIAATELGVPIERISVVTGDTRRFGYAVGTFASRAAVVSGNAIALACRKVREKALRIAAEALEADPADLEITDGLVHVVGAPGASIPLSTVAVLSNPLRYSFDAETARAGQFAGGASFDRPPVAEGEEPGLEGRDYYSPLRSTFAAGMHAAIVETDPDTAEIRILRYAVVHDCGRLINPMIVEGQIHGGVAQGVGGALYERMVYDSHGQLLNASFMDFLMPYATEIPHIETGHLETPSPLNPLGIKGAGEAGVIPVAAVIASAVEDAEGLPIDRMPISPSELFHLRSGR, translated from the coding sequence ATGACGACGCGGCTGTTCGGCGAGCGCGTGGCGCGCAAGGAGGATCCCCGCCTGCTCACCGGGCAGGGCCGCTACCTCGACGACCTGGGCCGCGACGCGCTGGCCGTCGCCTTCGTCCGCTCCCCGCACGCCCACGCCCGCATCCTCGACATCGACGTCTCCGGCGCCCTCGACGTGGAGGGCCTGGTCGCCGTCTACACCTGGGAGGATCTGCCGGGCCGCGTCGCCGAGCCGCTGCCGCTGCTCATCCCGCACCCCGCGCTCACCCACGGCCGCACCGCCTACCCACTGGCCAGGGAGGTCGTCAGGCACGTCGGCGAGCCCGTCGTCATGGTGGTCGCGCAGGACCGCTACCTCGCCGAGGACGCCTGCGCGCTGATCCGCGTCGACTACGAGCTGCTCAAGCCGGTCGTCGGCATCGAGGAGGCGGTCCACAGCGCCGCACTGGTCCACGAGGATGTGCCGGGCAACGTCGGCGCGCACCTCGTGCAGGAGGTGCCCTCCAGGTCGGGGCAGAGCGCCCGCGAGGTCATCGAGACCGCCCCGCACACGCTCGCCTTCAGGCTCGACATCGAGCGCAGCGCGTGCACGCCGCTGGAGGGGCGCGGCGTGCACGCCCGGTGGGACGGCACCGACCTGCGCGTCCACTCCTCCACCCAGACCTCCACCAGCGTCAGGATGGCGGTCGCGGCCAAGCTCGGCCTGCCGCTGCCGAACGTCGAGGTGATCGCGCCCGACGTCGGCGGCGGGTTCGGGGTGAAGATCGTGCACCCGTGGCCGGAGGAGATCCTGGTGCCGTGGGCGGCCATGCTGCTGAACCGCGAGCTGAAATGGACCGAGGACCGGCGCGAGCACTTCATCTCCTCCGCGCACGAGCGGGGCCAGGTGCAGTTCGTCCGGGTCGGCTTCGACGACGCCGGTCACGTGCTCGGGCTGGAGGTGACGATCCTGCACGACCACGGCGCGTACATGCCGTACGGGATCATCGTGCCGATCGTCACCTCGACGCAGCTGCTCGGGCCCTACAAGATCGGCTCGTACCGGGTCGAGTTCTCCTCGATCTACACCAACACCGTGCAGGTCACGCCGTACAGGGGGGCGGGGCGCCCGCAGGGCGTGTTCTGCATGGAGCGGACGATGGACAAGATCGCGGCCTACCTCGGCAGGGACCGCACCGAGGTCAGGGCGGCCAACTTCATCCAGCCCTCGGAGTTCCCCTACGACCAGGGCATGATCTTCCAGGACGGGCGTCCCCTCATCTACGACAGCGGCGACTACCCGGCGATGCTGGCCAAGCTGAAGGAGCTGATCGGCTGGGACTCCTTCGTGCCCAGAAAGGGCCTGGGCATCGGCATCGGCTGCTACGTCGAGGGCACAGGAGTGGGGCCCTACGAGGGCGGACACGTGCAGATCACCTCGGACGGGCGGGTGCACGTGTCCACGGGCCTCACCTCGCAGGGCCAGGGCCACGAGACGGTGTTCGCGCAGATCGCGGCCACCGAGCTGGGCGTGCCGATCGAGCGGATCTCCGTCGTCACCGGCGACACCCGCAGGTTCGGCTACGCCGTGGGCACGTTCGCCTCGAGGGCGGCCGTCGTCAGCGGCAACGCCATCGCCCTGGCCTGCAGGAAGGTGCGGGAGAAGGCGCTGCGCATCGCCGCCGAGGCGCTGGAGGCCGACCCCGCCGACCTGGAGATCACCGACGGCCTCGTGCACGTCGTCGGCGCGCCGGGCGCCTCGATCCCGCTGTCCACGGTCGCGGTGCTGTCCAATCCGCTGCGCTACTCCTTCGACGCCGAGACCGCCCGCGCGGGGCAGTTCGCGGGCGGCGCCTCCTTCGACCGGCCGCCCGTCGCCGAGGGGGAGGAGCCCGGCCTCGAGGGGCGCGACTACTACTCGCCGCTGCGCTCCACCTTCGCCGCCGGCATGCACGCCGCGATCGTGGAGACCGATCCCGACACCGCCGAGATCCGCATCCTGCGCTACGCCGTCGTCCACGACTGCGGCAGGCTGATCAACCCGATGATCGTCGAGGGACAGATCCACGGCGGGGTGGCGCAGGGCGTGGGCGGCGCGCTGTACGAGCGGATGGTCTACGACTCCCACGGGCAGCTGCTGAACGCCTCGTTCATGGACTTCCTCATGCCCTACGCCACCGAGATCCCGCACATCGAGACCGGCCACCTGGAGACGCCCTCCCCGCTGAACCCCCTGGGCATCAAGGGGGCGGGCGAGGCGGGGGTGATCCCGGTCGCCGCGGTGATCGCCAGCGCGGTCGAGGACGCCGAGGGCCTGCCCATCGACAGGATGCCGATCTCCCCCTCCGAGCTGTTCCATCTACGATCTGGCAGATGA
- a CDS encoding leucine-rich repeat domain-containing protein, producing the protein MTELRAPGAGLTALPAVADGVRLIDLAWNRLTELPARIGELSALEELRLDGNLLTCLPPLPSSLRALHADGNRLTSLPPCPPSLESLFVYGNALERLPARLGPLRHLAAGGNGLEEVPDEVWRLAGLESLNLAENRLTHVPGAIGGLARLRMLDLGHNAIKVIPAEIGELGLTDYLYLSDNGFTHVPASIGRLSGLAYLNLTDNRLTELPSSIGDMAALKELRLYNNRLTTLPPSIGRLGELRELHLQGNHLTALPPLPASLRVLDLRNNHLARLPETIGGLTRLVHLDLRDNRLRELPGALLALTALEKLDLRWNKLDGDPPELRALESRGCVVLR; encoded by the coding sequence ATGACCGAGCTGCGTGCCCCCGGGGCGGGCCTGACCGCCCTGCCCGCCGTCGCCGACGGCGTCCGCCTGATCGACCTGGCGTGGAACCGGCTCACCGAGCTGCCCGCCCGGATCGGCGAGCTGTCCGCGCTGGAGGAGCTGCGCCTCGACGGCAACCTGCTCACGTGCCTGCCGCCGCTGCCCTCCTCACTGCGGGCGCTGCACGCCGACGGCAACCGGCTGACGTCGCTGCCGCCGTGCCCGCCGTCCCTGGAGAGCCTGTTCGTGTACGGCAACGCGCTGGAGCGCCTGCCCGCGCGCCTGGGCCCGCTGCGGCACCTGGCGGCCGGCGGCAACGGCCTGGAAGAGGTGCCCGACGAGGTGTGGCGGCTGGCCGGGCTCGAATCGCTCAACCTGGCCGAGAACCGCCTCACCCACGTGCCCGGCGCGATCGGCGGGCTGGCCCGGCTGCGGATGCTCGACCTCGGGCACAACGCGATCAAGGTTATCCCCGCCGAGATCGGCGAGCTCGGCCTGACCGACTACCTGTACCTCAGCGACAACGGCTTCACCCACGTGCCCGCGTCGATCGGGAGGCTGAGCGGGCTCGCCTACCTCAACCTGACCGACAACCGGCTCACCGAGCTCCCCTCGTCCATCGGCGACATGGCGGCGCTGAAGGAGCTGCGCCTGTACAACAACAGGCTCACCACGCTGCCGCCCTCGATCGGGCGGCTCGGCGAGCTGCGCGAGCTGCACCTGCAGGGCAACCACCTGACCGCGCTGCCACCGCTGCCCGCCTCGCTGCGCGTGCTCGACCTGCGAAACAACCACCTGGCGCGGCTGCCCGAGACGATCGGCGGGCTGACCCGGCTGGTCCACCTCGACCTGCGCGACAACCGGCTGAGGGAGCTGCCGGGCGCCCTGCTCGCGCTGACCGCGCTGGAGAAGCTGGACCTGCGCTGGAACAAGCTCGACGGTGACCCACCCGAGCTGCGCGCCCTCGAATCGAGAGGCTGCGTAGTCCTGCGCTGA
- a CDS encoding MFS transporter, with protein sequence MSLFRQRAFMLLFGADTISQVGTQVSLVALPLVAVVALRASAFEMGLLVAAETVAFLLIGLPAGVWVDRLRRRRILITADLARAVLLLSVPVAWWLGVLSMPQLYAVGLGAGVATVFFDVAYQSYLPSLVERDQIMDGNAKLEIVRSGAQVAGPGVAGWLVQLVTAPVAILVDAISFALSGALLAGIRSDRDPPSAQERRGLVKEIGEGLRFVLGHPILRMIAACTASANFANSMNNALAVLFLVNVVGVTPGVMGLLFAAAGVGGLVGAALVGPFARWVGSARAIWLSNLLTTPFLLLVPFTEDGRRLGLYAFAWFMVGIGIVVYNVSQLSFRQAITPGHLLGRMNATMRFLVWGVLPLGALTGGLLGEHLGIVPAIWIACALGPLSVLPLLLSPLRAMRDLPEPVSP encoded by the coding sequence GTGAGCCTTTTCCGGCAACGCGCCTTCATGCTCCTGTTCGGCGCCGACACGATCAGCCAGGTCGGCACGCAGGTGAGCTTGGTGGCCCTCCCCCTGGTCGCGGTAGTGGCGCTGCGCGCGTCAGCGTTCGAGATGGGGCTGCTGGTGGCGGCCGAGACGGTGGCGTTCCTGCTCATCGGGCTGCCCGCCGGCGTGTGGGTGGACCGGCTGCGCCGCCGCAGGATCCTGATCACCGCGGACCTGGCGCGGGCGGTCCTGCTGCTGTCGGTGCCGGTGGCCTGGTGGCTGGGCGTCCTGTCGATGCCGCAGCTCTACGCGGTCGGCCTGGGCGCCGGCGTCGCCACCGTCTTCTTCGACGTGGCCTACCAGAGCTACCTGCCGTCGCTGGTCGAGCGGGACCAGATCATGGACGGCAACGCCAAACTGGAGATCGTCCGCTCGGGCGCCCAGGTGGCGGGCCCCGGCGTGGCCGGGTGGCTGGTCCAGCTCGTCACCGCGCCCGTCGCGATCCTGGTCGACGCGATCAGCTTCGCGCTGTCGGGTGCGTTGCTGGCCGGCATCAGGTCCGACAGGGACCCGCCGAGCGCCCAGGAGCGGCGCGGGCTGGTCAAGGAGATCGGCGAGGGCCTGCGCTTCGTGCTCGGGCATCCGATCCTGCGCATGATCGCCGCCTGTACGGCGAGCGCCAACTTCGCCAACTCCATGAACAACGCGCTCGCCGTCCTGTTCCTGGTCAACGTCGTCGGGGTGACGCCCGGCGTGATGGGCCTGCTGTTCGCGGCCGCGGGCGTGGGAGGACTGGTCGGCGCGGCGCTGGTCGGGCCGTTCGCCAGGTGGGTGGGCTCGGCGCGGGCGATCTGGCTGTCGAACCTGCTGACCACGCCGTTCCTGCTGCTGGTGCCGTTCACCGAGGACGGCCGGCGGCTGGGGCTCTACGCGTTCGCCTGGTTCATGGTGGGCATCGGCATCGTGGTCTACAACGTCTCGCAGCTCAGCTTCCGCCAGGCGATCACGCCCGGCCACCTGCTGGGCAGGATGAACGCGACGATGCGCTTCCTCGTCTGGGGCGTGCTGCCGCTGGGCGCGCTGACCGGCGGCCTGCTCGGCGAGCACCTCGGGATCGTGCCCGCCATCTGGATCGCCTGCGCGCTGGGGCCGCTGTCGGTGCTCCCGCTGCTGCTGTCGCCGCTGCGGGCCATGCGCGACCTGCCCGAGCCGGTCAGCCCTTGA
- a CDS encoding M4 family metallopeptidase: MSRHFDRMRYHIADDPDAGGRPRSPGAFTGIAPGLESVAPRFTSNEAAARFYLDHKLAEEPEAPGFRAALATESPARVPDLTLRSARQTPASGTTLVRFDQTHAQIPVFGTDVLVELDQSRELVAMDARLTEVSGAPDTPALDPPAAVAAVAAATGVAIEGVGSAPPALTYYLDDAGSWHLAWHLHGLAAVLPEARPEPGHTGHGMEDPSPRELYPRVDYLVDAQDGAILFYFGVTPTVDVPTKLRGFDENGVLADRIWGDKLASGFALRDRLRNIVTYDLALGDLAENPQLTDPVQAGDPDLGEKFKAAVSAHANATKVFDFYRGVLSRDSVDDQGMALTSVINCIFSPHGPGPEWKNAAWFDNRMWYGQMRNPAGVLVSTARFLDVIGHELTHGVIDTSSGLVYRDQSGALNESFADILGITISNWYGAETPEDVTGWNWELGKGWRPTGAGLRSLSDPAAFGQPAHMRDFVHTTADNGGVHINSGIPNKAAHLLFTATTQQGTPVLDARDWIVLLYLAMVRLNRLAVFTDVPVALRDVAKVYLAGSPKQLDPVLAAIGSAYEAVGIE; encoded by the coding sequence ATGAGTCGACACTTCGACCGCATGCGCTACCACATCGCCGACGACCCAGACGCGGGAGGCAGGCCGAGATCACCGGGGGCGTTCACCGGCATCGCGCCAGGGCTGGAGTCCGTCGCGCCGCGGTTCACCTCCAACGAGGCCGCCGCCAGGTTCTACCTCGACCACAAGCTCGCCGAGGAGCCCGAGGCGCCCGGGTTCAGGGCCGCGCTCGCCACCGAGTCGCCCGCCAGGGTGCCCGACCTCACGCTTCGCTCCGCCCGCCAGACTCCCGCCTCGGGCACCACCCTGGTCCGCTTCGACCAGACCCATGCGCAGATCCCCGTCTTCGGCACCGACGTGCTCGTCGAGCTCGACCAGTCGCGCGAGCTCGTGGCCATGGACGCGCGGCTGACCGAGGTCAGCGGCGCGCCCGACACTCCTGCGCTCGACCCGCCCGCCGCCGTGGCCGCAGTCGCCGCGGCGACCGGCGTCGCGATCGAGGGCGTGGGGAGCGCGCCGCCCGCCCTCACCTACTACCTCGACGACGCGGGCTCCTGGCACCTGGCCTGGCACCTGCACGGGCTGGCCGCCGTCCTGCCCGAGGCGAGGCCGGAGCCCGGCCACACGGGGCACGGCATGGAGGACCCCTCGCCCCGCGAGCTGTACCCCCGCGTCGACTACCTCGTGGACGCGCAGGACGGCGCGATCCTGTTCTACTTCGGGGTCACCCCGACCGTGGACGTGCCGACGAAGCTGCGCGGCTTCGACGAGAACGGCGTGCTGGCCGACCGGATCTGGGGCGACAAGCTGGCCTCGGGGTTCGCGCTGCGCGACAGGCTCAGGAACATCGTCACCTACGACCTCGCCCTCGGCGACCTGGCGGAGAACCCGCAGCTGACCGACCCGGTGCAGGCCGGCGATCCCGACCTCGGCGAGAAGTTCAAGGCCGCCGTTTCGGCCCACGCGAACGCCACCAAGGTGTTCGACTTCTACCGCGGCGTGCTCAGCCGTGACAGCGTCGACGACCAGGGCATGGCGCTGACCTCCGTCATCAACTGCATCTTCAGCCCCCACGGCCCTGGGCCGGAGTGGAAGAACGCCGCCTGGTTCGACAACCGCATGTGGTACGGCCAGATGCGCAACCCCGCGGGCGTGCTGGTGAGCACCGCGCGCTTCCTCGACGTGATCGGGCACGAGCTCACGCACGGCGTCATCGACACCTCCAGCGGGCTGGTCTACCGCGACCAGTCGGGCGCGCTGAACGAGTCCTTCGCCGACATCCTCGGCATCACGATCAGCAACTGGTACGGCGCGGAGACGCCGGAGGACGTCACGGGCTGGAACTGGGAGCTGGGCAAGGGCTGGCGGCCCACCGGCGCCGGGCTGCGCTCGCTGAGCGACCCCGCGGCCTTCGGCCAGCCCGCGCACATGCGCGACTTCGTGCACACCACCGCCGACAACGGCGGCGTGCACATCAACAGCGGCATCCCGAACAAGGCGGCGCACCTGCTGTTCACCGCCACCACGCAGCAGGGGACACCGGTCCTGGACGCCAGGGACTGGATCGTCCTGCTCTACCTGGCGATGGTGCGGCTGAACAGGCTCGCGGTCTTCACCGACGTGCCCGTCGCGCTGCGGGACGTGGCCAAGGTCTACCTCGCCGGCAGCCCGAAGCAGCTCGACCCGGTGTTGGCCGCGATCGGCTCGGCCTACGAGGCCGTCGGCATCGAGTAG